A genomic stretch from Vibrio coralliilyticus includes:
- a CDS encoding zinc ribbon-containing protein gives MPKRKAGYEEMFDDVVEALKHSPDEVKHVFETSEKVVEAANDLTKDELALVSAYVKSDLKEFADSYEESKSGPFYLMVADSIWQGLLEITDRTKVEWVELFADLEHQGLYQAGEVIGLGVLVCDDCGHKTQYNHPTVIIPCTKCGSKAFSRQALKP, from the coding sequence ATGCCAAAACGTAAAGCAGGTTATGAGGAAATGTTTGATGATGTGGTGGAAGCACTCAAACACAGTCCCGATGAGGTCAAGCACGTTTTTGAAACCTCAGAAAAGGTGGTAGAAGCGGCCAATGATTTGACCAAAGATGAACTGGCACTGGTGTCCGCCTACGTGAAATCAGATTTAAAGGAATTTGCGGATAGCTATGAAGAGTCTAAGAGCGGACCTTTTTATCTGATGGTCGCCGATTCTATTTGGCAAGGGTTATTGGAAATCACAGATCGTACTAAAGTTGAGTGGGTGGAGTTATTTGCTGATCTTGAGCATCAAGGACTTTATCAGGCTGGTGAAGTGATTGGTCTTGGCGTTCTAGTGTGTGACGATTGTGGGCATAAAACTCAATATAACCACCCGACGGTCATCATTCCTTGTACCAAATGTGGCAGCAAAGCATTTAGTCGCCAAGCTTTAAAACCCTAA
- the lnt gene encoding apolipoprotein N-acyltransferase: MIKTLFHRLKRPLAAVFVGALTTLAFAPYQLWPLALLSPVILLALIHNQSPKRALWVGYAWGIGQFSTGISWVHISIDNFGGMPKIASVFLMALLIGYLSIYSGLFTWSLNRFFPKSNRTRFLLAAPAIWLICDWLRGWVMTGFPWLWLGYSQIESPLANFAPIGGVELLTILLVISAGSIVYATHHKQWLHLLIPTVIFATGYGLKSANWVTLNPDSTTKIALIQGNVDQAKKWLPQERWPTIMKYTDLTRENWDADIIIWPEAAIPAFEFEISSYLSNLDSAARMNNSAVITGVVNQGEDRQFYNSILTVGQTPYGDYSFDMTERYHKHHLLPFGEFVPFEDILRPLAPLFNLPMSSFSRGDFIQPNIDANGKQMAPALCYEIIFNEQVRENVTEDTDFILTLSNDAWFGRSIGPLQHMEIARMRALELGKPVIRSTNNGVTAVTDYKGRITAQVPQFNTEVLRTEVISTNGQTPYRVFGTWPLYIWVMLSLIIGWRLKD, translated from the coding sequence ATGATAAAAACACTTTTTCATCGCCTAAAACGGCCGCTTGCGGCCGTTTTTGTTGGCGCTCTCACCACTTTGGCTTTTGCTCCTTACCAATTGTGGCCATTGGCCTTGCTAAGCCCTGTAATATTATTAGCTTTAATTCATAACCAATCACCTAAGCGGGCTCTTTGGGTCGGTTATGCTTGGGGAATCGGCCAATTTTCCACCGGTATCAGTTGGGTTCATATCAGTATTGATAACTTTGGTGGCATGCCTAAGATAGCCAGCGTTTTCTTAATGGCACTCCTGATTGGCTACCTGTCAATTTATTCTGGGCTGTTTACTTGGAGCCTGAACCGATTTTTCCCCAAATCGAATCGAACACGATTTCTTCTCGCAGCCCCAGCGATTTGGTTAATCTGTGACTGGCTGCGCGGCTGGGTTATGACAGGGTTTCCATGGCTTTGGCTTGGTTACAGTCAAATTGAAAGCCCATTAGCCAACTTTGCTCCTATTGGTGGTGTAGAACTATTAACAATACTCTTAGTCATTAGTGCTGGTAGCATCGTGTATGCTACTCATCACAAACAATGGCTACATCTACTTATCCCTACAGTCATTTTTGCGACTGGTTACGGACTAAAGTCGGCAAACTGGGTCACCCTTAATCCAGATAGCACCACTAAGATCGCACTGATACAAGGCAATGTAGATCAAGCGAAAAAATGGCTACCGCAGGAACGCTGGCCAACCATCATGAAATACACGGATCTCACTCGTGAAAACTGGGACGCAGATATCATCATCTGGCCAGAAGCGGCTATTCCGGCTTTTGAGTTCGAAATTTCTTCGTACCTGAGCAACTTAGATTCAGCAGCCAGAATGAATAACAGTGCCGTTATTACAGGCGTGGTGAACCAAGGAGAAGACCGCCAGTTTTACAATAGTATTCTCACGGTTGGTCAAACTCCTTACGGTGACTACAGCTTTGATATGACTGAACGCTACCATAAGCACCACCTGTTGCCTTTTGGTGAGTTTGTACCTTTTGAAGATATCCTCAGACCATTAGCACCGCTGTTTAATTTACCTATGTCTTCTTTCAGTCGTGGAGACTTCATCCAACCAAACATAGATGCTAATGGCAAACAGATGGCTCCCGCCCTCTGTTACGAGATTATTTTCAATGAACAGGTGCGTGAAAATGTCACTGAGGATACTGACTTTATTTTAACCTTATCTAATGATGCATGGTTTGGTAGATCAATCGGTCCTCTGCAGCACATGGAAATTGCTCGAATGAGAGCACTTGAATTGGGTAAACCTGTCATTCGTTCAACAAACAACGGAGTGACCGCAGTGACCGACTACAAAGGTAGAATCACAGCACAAGTCCCCCAATTCAATACTGAGGTACTGCGTACAGAGGTTATCTCGACAAATGGTCAGACACCCTACCGAGTATTTGGTACTTGGCCTTTGTATATCTGGGTAATGCTCAGTTTAATAATAGGTTGGCGATTGAAAGATTAA
- a CDS encoding 2-octaprenyl-3-methyl-6-methoxy-1,4-benzoquinol hydroxylase, producing the protein MTRYDVAIIGGGMVGAAIAVGFAKQGRQVVVVEGRAPQPFEPEQSMDIRVSAISEHSVSILEELGAWQAIAQMRVCPYRRLETWEHPECRTRFHADALNMDRLGYIVENRLIQLGLWAEFERYSNITVCYPDRLDDIQFGQPCSVKLSSGQCFEANLVVGADGANSQVRTLAGIGVTAWDYRQHCMLINVETERSQQDITWQQFTPSGPRSFLPLCGNQGSLVWYDSPKRIKQLCSMSNEQLRQEVLAHFPEELGDIKVLQFGSFPLTRRHAQSYSSLGCVLAGDAAHTINPLAGQGVNIGFKDVEALLEVTADKKHLSHDLLKLYERKRRPDNLLMQSGMDFFYKSFSNDLAPLKFARNAALKLAENAGPLKNQVLKYALGLK; encoded by the coding sequence ATGACCAGATATGATGTAGCCATCATCGGTGGAGGTATGGTTGGCGCTGCGATAGCTGTCGGTTTTGCAAAACAAGGACGACAAGTTGTTGTAGTTGAAGGCCGTGCTCCTCAGCCATTTGAACCTGAACAGTCGATGGATATCAGAGTATCTGCAATTTCGGAGCATTCTGTATCGATATTAGAAGAACTGGGTGCATGGCAGGCAATAGCACAGATGCGAGTATGTCCTTATCGTAGGCTGGAGACTTGGGAGCATCCGGAATGCAGAACCCGTTTTCATGCTGATGCACTGAATATGGACCGACTTGGCTACATTGTCGAAAATCGTTTGATCCAGTTAGGCTTATGGGCTGAATTTGAACGGTACTCGAATATTACAGTTTGCTACCCTGACCGCTTAGATGACATTCAATTCGGTCAGCCTTGTTCGGTGAAACTCAGTTCTGGTCAGTGTTTTGAAGCCAATTTGGTCGTTGGAGCAGATGGAGCAAACTCTCAGGTTCGAACGCTTGCTGGTATTGGAGTGACCGCTTGGGACTATCGCCAGCACTGTATGTTGATTAATGTAGAAACAGAGCGGTCACAGCAAGACATTACTTGGCAGCAATTCACTCCTTCTGGGCCACGCTCATTTTTACCGTTGTGCGGTAATCAAGGTTCGCTAGTGTGGTATGACTCACCTAAACGCATCAAGCAGTTGTGCTCAATGAGTAACGAGCAATTGAGACAAGAGGTTTTAGCTCATTTCCCTGAGGAGTTAGGCGATATCAAAGTACTCCAGTTTGGTTCATTCCCTTTAACTCGACGACACGCACAATCCTACTCTTCGTTAGGTTGTGTGCTGGCAGGGGATGCGGCTCATACGATTAATCCTCTGGCAGGGCAGGGAGTTAACATAGGTTTTAAAGATGTAGAAGCTCTGCTTGAAGTCACTGCAGATAAAAAACACCTTTCTCATGACTTGCTAAAGTTATATGAACGTAAGCGTCGTCCAGATAATTTGCTGATGCAATCGGGAATGGACTTTTTTTATAAGAGCTTTAGTAATGATCTAGCGCCATTGAAGTTTGCGCGTAATGCCGCCTTGAAGTTGGCGGAAAATGCGGGACCACTGAAAAATCAGGTGCTGAAATATGCGCTTGGGCTTAAGTAA
- the corC gene encoding CNNM family magnesium/cobalt transport protein CorC (CorC(YbeX) belongs to the Cyclin M Mg2+ Exporter (CNNM) family, and was characterized as belonging to a set of three proteins, at least one of which must be present for CorA to function.) — protein MNEDNSPSSLEGKKEKSEGPSRKSFFGRLGQLFQGEPKDRQELVEVFRDSEENDLIDHDTRDMLEGVMEIAEMRVRDIMIPRSQMVTVDRSDDLDALVNLITDAQHSRYPVISEDKDHVEGILLAKDLLKYLGSDSAPFDIEQVIRPAVVVPESKRVDRLLKEFREERYHMSIVVDEFGGVSGLVTIEDILEEIVGDIEDEFDDEEELDIRKLSKHTYAVKALTTIEEFNETFHTSFSDEEVDTVGGMVMTAFGHLPSRGEVVEIENYSFKVTSADNRRVLQLQVTIPDEEPLPEPAEE, from the coding sequence ATGAACGAAGACAATTCGCCCTCTTCTCTAGAAGGTAAAAAAGAAAAATCTGAAGGTCCGAGTAGAAAGTCCTTCTTCGGACGCCTAGGTCAACTATTTCAAGGCGAACCTAAAGATCGCCAGGAGCTTGTGGAAGTATTCCGCGACTCAGAAGAAAATGACCTGATAGACCATGATACCCGAGACATGCTTGAAGGTGTTATGGAAATCGCAGAAATGCGCGTGCGCGATATTATGATCCCACGCTCTCAAATGGTTACCGTTGATCGTAGCGACGACTTAGACGCTCTGGTTAACCTGATTACTGACGCGCAACACTCGCGCTACCCTGTCATCAGTGAAGACAAAGACCATGTTGAAGGCATCCTGTTAGCGAAGGACTTACTTAAATATTTAGGCTCAGACAGTGCTCCATTTGATATTGAACAAGTGATTCGCCCTGCGGTTGTAGTTCCTGAAAGTAAACGAGTAGATCGTCTACTAAAAGAGTTCCGTGAGGAACGTTATCACATGTCAATTGTCGTAGATGAGTTCGGTGGTGTTTCTGGTCTTGTGACTATCGAAGATATTCTCGAAGAAATCGTTGGAGACATCGAAGATGAGTTCGATGACGAAGAAGAGCTCGATATCCGTAAACTCAGCAAACACACCTACGCAGTAAAAGCCCTGACAACCATTGAAGAGTTTAACGAAACCTTTCATACCTCCTTCAGTGATGAAGAAGTGGATACCGTTGGCGGCATGGTAATGACAGCGTTCGGCCACCTCCCTTCACGTGGTGAAGTAGTGGAGATCGAAAACTATAGCTTTAAAGTTACCTCTGCGGATAACCGCCGGGTGTTGCAACTTCAAGTGACAATACCTGACGAAGAGCCTCTTCCGGAACCAGCCGAAGAGTAA
- the ybeY gene encoding rRNA maturation RNase YbeY, whose protein sequence is MSIELDLQLAVEDEKGLPSFEDVHLWLSSTVTKFQPQAEVTVRIVDEQESHQLNHDYRGKDKPTNVLSFPFEAPPGIEMDLLGDLIICKQVVEQEAAQQSKPLMAHWAHMVVHGSLHLLGYDHIEDDEAEEMESLETEIMLGMGFEDPYIAEKESP, encoded by the coding sequence ATGAGCATCGAACTAGATCTTCAATTAGCAGTCGAAGATGAAAAAGGCCTACCAAGCTTTGAAGATGTTCATCTCTGGTTAAGCTCTACTGTGACAAAGTTTCAGCCTCAAGCCGAAGTCACCGTTCGTATTGTCGATGAGCAAGAAAGCCACCAGTTAAACCATGATTATCGTGGTAAAGATAAGCCAACCAATGTGTTGTCTTTTCCATTTGAAGCCCCTCCGGGTATTGAGATGGACTTACTGGGTGACCTTATCATCTGTAAACAAGTTGTGGAGCAAGAAGCTGCTCAGCAATCTAAGCCCTTAATGGCACACTGGGCGCATATGGTTGTACATGGTAGCCTGCATCTGCTAGGTTATGATCATATTGAGGATGACGAAGCCGAAGAGATGGAGTCCCTCGAAACAGAAATCATGCTAGGTATGGGGTTTGAAGACCCATACATAGCTGAAAAAGAGTCACCTTAG
- the crr gene encoding PTS glucose transporter subunit IIA translates to MGLFDKLKKLVSDDSADAGAIEIIAPLSGEIVNIEDVPDVVFAEKIVGDGIAIKPAGSKMVAPVNGTIGKIFETNHAFSIESDDGVELFVHFGIDTVELKGEGFKRIAEEGQSVKAGDTIIEFDLALLEEKAKSTLTPVVISNMDEIKELNKLSGSVSVGETPVLRVTK, encoded by the coding sequence ATGGGTCTGTTTGACAAACTTAAGAAGCTAGTATCTGACGACAGCGCTGACGCAGGTGCAATTGAAATCATCGCGCCTCTTTCTGGTGAAATCGTAAACATCGAAGATGTGCCAGATGTCGTTTTTGCTGAGAAAATCGTTGGTGACGGTATTGCTATCAAACCAGCTGGCAGCAAAATGGTAGCTCCTGTAAACGGTACAATCGGTAAGATCTTCGAAACTAACCATGCATTCTCAATTGAGTCTGATGACGGTGTAGAGCTATTTGTTCACTTCGGTATCGACACGGTTGAGCTAAAAGGCGAAGGCTTCAAGCGTATTGCTGAAGAAGGTCAGTCTGTTAAAGCTGGTGACACTATCATTGAGTTTGATCTTGCACTTCTTGAAGAAAAAGCAAAATCAACTCTGACTCCTGTTGTTATCTCTAACATGGACGAAATCAAAGAGTTGAACAAACTGTCTGGTTCAGTATCTGTTGGTGAAACACCCGTTCTACGTGTAACTAAGTAA
- a CDS encoding PhoH family protein: protein MSNKIVTLEIDLEPSDNRRLASLCGPFDDNIKHLERRLGVEISYRGNFFTIVGKPHTAAAALEIIKTLYVNTAPIRGNIPDIEPEEIHLAIKETGVLEQDTESNIEHGKEVFIKTKKGVIKPRTPNQAQYLVNMVTHDISFGIGPAGTGKTYLAVAAAVDALERQEIRRILLTRPAVEAGEKLGFLPGDLSQKVDPYLRPLYDALFEMLGFEKVEKLIERNVIEVAPLAYMRGRTLNDAFIILDESQNTTVEQMKMFLTRIGFNSRAVITGDVTQIDLPRGAKSGLRHAIEVLNEVDEISFNFFQSDDVVRHPVVARIVNAYEKWEAQDQKERKEYEKRRREEREAKLQEAPTAQPTVTPETKPS from the coding sequence TTGAGCAATAAAATTGTGACTCTAGAGATCGATCTAGAACCTTCAGACAACCGCCGCCTTGCTAGCCTTTGCGGTCCTTTCGATGACAATATCAAGCACTTAGAACGCCGCTTAGGTGTTGAGATCAGCTACCGAGGCAATTTCTTTACCATTGTAGGTAAACCTCATACCGCTGCTGCTGCTCTTGAAATCATCAAGACACTTTACGTCAACACCGCACCTATACGCGGTAATATTCCAGATATTGAGCCAGAAGAAATCCATCTGGCTATCAAAGAAACTGGCGTTCTCGAGCAAGATACCGAATCTAACATCGAGCATGGCAAAGAGGTCTTTATCAAGACCAAAAAAGGCGTGATAAAACCGCGTACACCAAACCAGGCTCAGTATCTGGTCAATATGGTCACGCATGACATCTCTTTCGGTATTGGCCCAGCCGGTACAGGTAAGACATATCTTGCGGTTGCGGCAGCCGTAGATGCTCTAGAGCGTCAAGAGATTCGTCGTATTCTGCTAACACGTCCTGCTGTTGAAGCGGGTGAAAAACTGGGTTTTCTACCTGGTGACTTAAGCCAAAAAGTCGATCCGTATCTACGCCCACTCTATGACGCGCTGTTCGAAATGCTCGGCTTTGAAAAAGTCGAGAAGTTGATTGAACGCAATGTCATTGAAGTAGCGCCACTGGCTTATATGCGCGGTCGTACGTTGAATGATGCTTTCATTATTCTTGATGAAAGTCAGAACACTACTGTTGAACAGATGAAGATGTTCCTGACTCGTATCGGTTTTAATTCACGCGCAGTCATTACGGGTGACGTCACTCAAATCGACTTGCCTCGCGGGGCAAAATCCGGGCTTCGCCACGCCATTGAAGTGCTTAACGAGGTGGATGAAATAAGCTTTAATTTCTTCCAATCTGACGATGTCGTTCGACACCCAGTGGTTGCACGTATCGTCAATGCCTATGAGAAGTGGGAAGCGCAAGATCAGAAAGAGCGTAAAGAGTATGAGAAGCGACGTCGTGAAGAGCGTGAAGCAAAACTTCAGGAAGCGCCAACGGCTCAGCCTACTGTCACTCCGGAGACGAAACCTTCATGA
- the miaB gene encoding tRNA (N6-isopentenyl adenosine(37)-C2)-methylthiotransferase MiaB, which yields MSKKLLIKTWGCQMNEYDSSKMADLLNAANGYELTEEPEEADVLLLNTCSIREKAQEKVFHQLGRWKTLKDKKEGVVIGVGGCVATQEGDHIRERAPYVDVIFGPQTLHRLPEMIKQSQSNEAPVMDISFPEIEKFDRLPEPKAEGATAFVSIMEGCSKYCTYCVVPYTRGEEVSRPMDDVLFEIAQLADQGVREVNLLGQNVNAYRGPTHEGDICSFAELLRLVASIDGIDRIRFTTSHPLEFTDDIIAVYEDTPELVSFLHLPVQSGSDRILTMMKRPHTAIEYKSIIRKLRKARPDIQISSDFIVGFPGETDMDHQATMKLIKDVDFDMSFSFIFSPRPGTPAADYPCDLSEQTKKERLYELQQTVNAQAMRYSRLMLGTEQRVLVEGPSKKNLMELRARTENNRVVNFEGNADLIGQFVDVKITDVFANSLRGEIVRTEKDMDLRTVISPTQMMAKTKREDELGVATFTP from the coding sequence ATGAGTAAAAAACTGCTAATTAAAACCTGGGGCTGCCAGATGAACGAATACGATTCATCTAAGATGGCTGATCTACTGAATGCGGCAAACGGCTATGAGCTAACAGAAGAACCAGAAGAAGCAGACGTACTACTACTGAATACCTGTTCTATCCGCGAAAAAGCGCAAGAGAAGGTATTCCACCAGCTAGGTCGTTGGAAAACCCTGAAAGACAAAAAAGAAGGCGTTGTGATAGGCGTGGGTGGCTGTGTCGCCACTCAAGAAGGCGATCACATTCGCGAACGTGCTCCATACGTTGACGTGATCTTTGGCCCTCAGACCTTGCACCGTTTGCCAGAAATGATCAAACAATCGCAAAGCAACGAAGCGCCCGTCATGGACATTTCTTTTCCTGAAATAGAAAAGTTTGACCGCTTACCAGAGCCAAAAGCCGAAGGTGCAACCGCGTTTGTATCTATCATGGAAGGCTGCTCTAAGTACTGTACCTATTGTGTTGTACCCTACACGCGTGGTGAAGAAGTCAGTCGCCCAATGGATGATGTACTCTTCGAAATCGCGCAGCTTGCTGATCAAGGCGTACGTGAAGTAAACCTATTAGGTCAGAACGTAAACGCATACCGTGGCCCAACACATGAAGGCGATATTTGCTCTTTCGCAGAATTACTACGTCTTGTTGCCTCTATTGATGGCATCGATCGTATTCGCTTCACAACTAGTCACCCACTAGAGTTCACTGACGACATCATCGCCGTCTACGAAGATACACCAGAGCTGGTAAGCTTCCTGCACCTACCAGTACAAAGTGGTAGTGACCGCATTCTAACCATGATGAAGCGCCCACACACCGCGATTGAATACAAGTCGATCATTCGCAAGCTTCGTAAAGCGCGCCCAGATATCCAAATCAGTTCGGACTTTATTGTTGGCTTCCCTGGTGAAACCGACATGGATCACCAAGCGACGATGAAGCTCATCAAAGACGTCGATTTCGACATGAGCTTTAGCTTTATCTTCTCTCCTCGCCCGGGTACACCAGCAGCTGATTACCCATGCGATCTTTCAGAGCAAACCAAGAAAGAGCGTCTTTACGAGCTGCAACAAACAGTCAACGCACAAGCAATGCGTTACTCTCGTCTAATGCTAGGTACTGAGCAGCGCGTTCTTGTTGAAGGGCCTTCGAAAAAGAACCTAATGGAGCTGCGAGCACGTACAGAGAATAACCGCGTGGTTAACTTTGAAGGCAACGCAGACCTAATTGGGCAATTTGTCGATGTCAAAATTACCGATGTTTTTGCTAACTCACTGCGTGGTGAAATTGTTCGCACCGAGAAAGATATGGACCTGCGAACTGTCATTTCTCCAACTCAAATGATGGCGAAAACCAAACGCGAAGATGAGCTAGGTGTAGCAACCTTTACGCCTTAA